Proteins co-encoded in one Medicago truncatula cultivar Jemalong A17 chromosome 8, MtrunA17r5.0-ANR, whole genome shotgun sequence genomic window:
- the LOC25501002 gene encoding UTP:RNA uridylyltransferase 1, translated as MNGGGGSNFPPPQPNGGDFLLSLLQKPRPNPHPSQSSTTQQSPIIDPAVAMMGPTIPTNGHDHPNHHPHHNHHQHHQHLPPWSHTPSPHVFGLTHNPFPLQRVPETHYSNFTNANGASLTEDLRRLGFPIQSNNNNGFIQQQQHQHQQQELKLQFGSLPTVSYAAATSHDVSTNGFVDRNKIEKRGVIGDFRLTEQIRVPPPPGFGNNKGDGELGGGRNVRLGIGDRGNVGHELRLPDQLDHPGPPSGSNLRSGYDDVDAVGERLADSLLLEDEIDEKSGNSMKRRGPKEKDGRSSDSRGNQLLSQRARTFKRQMMCRRDIDSFSVPFLSIYESLIPPEEEKLKQNQLLGLLEKLVCKEWPMARLYLYGSCASSFGVSKSDIDVCLAIQDADVDKSKIIMKLADILQSDNLQNVQALTRARVPIVKLMDPVTGISCDICINNLLAVVNTKLLRDYANIDPRLRQLAFIIKHWAKSRGVNETYHGTLSSYAYVLMCVHFLQQQRPAILPCLQGMNPTYSVRVDNVDCAFFDQVEKLGHFGRHNKDTIAHLVWGFFFYWAYCHDYANSVISVRTGSTISKRDKDWTRRIGNDRHLICIEDPFETSHDLGRVVDKRSIKVLREEFERAADIMQYDPNPCIKLFEPYVCSSD; from the exons ATGAACGGCGGTGGTGGAAGTAACTTCCCTCCGCCACAACCTAACGGCGGcgattttcttctctctcttcttcaaaaACCCCGCCCTAATCCTCACCCTTCTCAATCCTCAACTACTCAACAATCTCCCATCATCGATCCCGCCGTTGCCATGATGGGTCCCACTATTCCAACCAACGGTCACGATCATCCCAATCATCACCCTCATCACAACCACCACCAGCATCATCAGCATCTTCCACCATGGTCCCACACACCTTCTCCTCACGTATTCGGGTTAACCCATAACCCGTTTCCACTTCAACGGGTACCGGAAACTCATTACTCCAACTTCACCAACGCTAACGGTGCTTCACTCACTGAAGATCTACGAAGATTAGGGTTTCCAATtcaaagcaacaacaacaatggttTCATTCAGCAGCAACagcatcaacatcaacaacaggAATTAAAGTTACAGTTTGGTTCTTTACCAACAGTTTCTTATGCTGCTGCTACTTCCCATGATGTTTCTACCAATGGATTtgttgataggaataaaattgaaaaaagaggtGTTATTGGTGATTTTAGGTTAACTGAACAAATTAGGGTTCCACCACCACCTGGATTTGGGAACAATAAGGGTGATGGTGAATTGGGTGGTGGTAGGAATGTGAGATTAGGGATTGGTGATAGGGGCAATGTGGGTCATGAGTTGAGGCTACCTGATCAGCTTGATCATCCTGGTCCACCTTCTGGGAGTAATCTTCGTTCGGgttatgatgatgttgatgcGGTTGGAGAACGGTTAGCTGATTCGTTGTTGCTTGAGGATGAGATAGATGAGAAGAGTGGTAACTCCATGAAACGACGTGGTCCGAAGGAGAAG GATGGTAGATCTTCAGACTCAAGAGGAAATCAATTGCTAAGTCAGCGTGCAAGAACATTTAAAAGACAAATGATGTGCCGCAGGGACATAGATAGTTTTAGTGTTCCTTTCCTTTCAATATATGAGTCCTTAATACcaccagaagaagaaaaactgaAGCAGAATCAATTGTTAGGGTTATTGGAGAAGTTAGTTTGCAAGGAGTGGCCAATGGCTCGGCTTTATCTCTATGGATCATGTGCTAGTTCTTTTGGTGTTTCTAAAAGCGACATTGATGTTTGCCTTGCTATACAAGACGCTGATGTGGACAAGTCTAAGATTATAATGAAATTGGCTGATATTTTGCAATCAGATAACCTGCAGAATGTTCAG GCATTGACACGAGCAAGGGTTCCTATTGTAAAGCTCATGGATCCGGTTACAGGAATCTCTTGTGATATATGCATCAACAATCTTCTGGCTGTTGTAAATACAAAGCTTCTTCGAGATTATGCAAACATTGATCCAAGGTTACGGCAGCTGGCTTTTATCATAAAACATTGGGCGAAGTCAAGAGGAGTCAATGAAACTTACCATGGGACCTTATCCAGCTATGC GTATGTTTTGATGTGCGttcattttttacaacaacaacgacCTGCTATCCTTCCATGTTTACAG GGGATGAATCCAACATACTCTGTTAGGGTGGACAATGTTGATTGTGCGTTCTTTGACCAAGTTGAAAAACTTGGTCATTTTGGACGACATAACAAAGACACCATTGCTCATCTTGTGTGGGGCTTTTTCTTTTATTGGGCATACTGTCATGATTATGCAAATTCCGTTATATCTGTACGCACAGGAAGCACAATCAG CAAGCGAGATAAGGATTGGACAAGAAGGATTGGTAATGATCGCCACTTGATATGTATAGAGGATCCTTTTGAAACATCTCATGATTTGGGTCGAGTGGTAGATAAACGCAGCATCAAAGTTCTCAGAGAAGAGTTTGAACGTGCTGCGGATATTATGCAGTACGATCCAAATCCATGTATTAAACTTTTTGAGCCTTATGTTTGTAGTAGTGATTGA
- the LOC11444581 gene encoding probable carboxylesterase 9: MSKFDPYNHFGLTFNPDGTLHRGYKTPSTDANPEPSPGISTVSKDITIDDEKKIWVRIFRPTKLPSNDNTVARLPILIYFHNGGWIILSPADAGTHKKCSNLASDIPSIVVSVAFRWAPEARLPGQYQDAREAILWVKNQMTGPNGEKWLRDYGDPSRCYLYGCGCGANIVFNTALQIGDVDLEPLRISGLVMNQPMFSGEKRTASEIRFATDQTLPLPVLDMMWAMALPTGTNRDHRYCNPMAKGPHLENVKKLGRCLVIGYGGDIMVDRQQEFVTMLVKCGVQVEARFDPVGFHNIDIVDPTRASAVINIAREFIIL; the protein is encoded by the exons atGTCAAAATTTGATCCATATAACCACTTTGGCTTGACTTTCAATCCTGATGGAACCCTCCACCGTGGCTACAAGACACCCTCAACCGACGCGAACCCCGAGCCTTCACCGGGGATTTCCACAGTGTCCAAGGACATAacaattgatgatgagaaaaaaatatgggtTCGAATTTTCCGGCCAACAAAGCTTCCATCAAATGACAACACCGTGGCACGTTTACCGATATTGATTTACTTTCATAATGGTGGTTGGATTATTTTAAGCCCGGCTGATGCTGGTACACATAAAAAATGTTCAAATCTTGCTTCTGACATTCCTAGTATTGTCGTCTCTGTCGCCTTTCGTTGGGCGCCAGAGGCTAGGTTACCAGGACAATATCAAGATGCTCGGGAAGCTATTTTGTGGGTGAAAAACCAAATGACGGGTCCTAATGGAGAGAAATGGCTGAGAGACTATGGTGACCCATCAAGGTGTTATCTTTATGGATGTGGTTGTGGTGCAAACATTGTGTTCAATACGGCCTTGCAGATTGGAGATGTGGACTTAGAGCCTCTAAGAATTAGTGGCCTTGTTATGAATCAACCTATGTTTTCTGGAGAGAAAAGGACGGCCTCAGAAATAAG GTTTGCAACGGACCAGACTTTGCCCTTACCAGTGTTGGACATGATGTGGGCCATGGCTTTGCCTACGGGGACAAATCGTGACCATAGGTATTGCAATCCAATGGCGAAAGGACCACATTTGGAAAATGTCAAGAAATTAGGGAGGTGTCTTGTTATTGGGTATGGTGGAGACATAATGGTTGATCGACAACAAGAATTTGTGACCATGTTGGTCAAATGTGGGGTCCAGGTTGAAGCTAGGTTTGATCCTGTGGGGTTCCACAATATTGATATCGTTGACCCTACTAGAGCTAGTGCAGTTATAAATATTGCAAGGGAGTTTATTATACTTTGA